Within the Maribacter sp. BPC-D8 genome, the region TAATAGAAATTTTCATATTGTTTTTGGTTGGTGTAGAAAGGTAAAAATAATTACTTATTTAATAATTGTCTGATCAAGATAAAAACAAAAATTAATAGACTATAACCTATAAAAAAGGGAATTATATATGCTTTTAAATCCAATACCAAAAAGAGCCCTATGAGCAGTAATTGAAATCCTAGCCCGAATGTTGATACCGCTGTCATTAACCATTTGGGTTGATATTTTCCTTTTATGGCATTCTTATCAAGGCTATAGATGATTCGGTCATATGGTCCATAGCAATAGCTATAAATTTTATATAGTATGTTGACGGTTTGTTGATTTTCGCCATGTAATGCATTCGGAGTTTTATTCTCAAATACTCTACTTGTGCTATCGCCATGATGTCTATTTCTCAAAATTACATAATAGTAATTGTAGAGCGTTCCTTGTAATTCAAGTCCGACGAATGCCAGCAGAACTAAATAAATACTAACATTGGTAATATGCCAAATAGAAAGCATGAAAAGCAGATTTAGTATAAAATCTGAAATTGAATCAAAGTACCGACCAATATGCGACGGGGTATTTTTCAATCGTGCCAGTTCACCATCTGCTGCATCTAAAACAGATTTAAATATTAAGAAAAGTAAGGCTGACCAATAAAATCCGTTCAAAATAGAAACAATTGCCAAAAGTCCGCAGAACGTAAATGCTAGCGTAACGTGAATTGGTGTAAATATGGTTGTTTTTAAACGGTTGGCAATTAAAAAGGCAAGGGGTCTACCGTAATCAGATAAATCTAAGAACTGATGTTCTTTAGGTAATTTAGACATGAAATACATCTTCAGGAAAACCAATAACGGAAACACGTTGGCTTGGTACACCACAAAAGCGAACGTAAAAATAAGGTTTAATTAATACTTAGGTAAAATGAAGTAAGTGTAAATTTTAAATAAACAATTTTTAATTTATCGTCCGCCATTATTTCTATATTTTACGTTTTCAGCGGCATGCTGTATAATTTCCTTGATTCTTTTATTTCTAGTTTCTTGGCGCTTAGCTTGGTTTAAAAAGTACAAGTAGCCTTTACGTTGGCTATGGGTAAACTTCTTAAAGTTACTAAATGCTTCAGTGTTTTTATCAAACGCAGTTTGTAATTCTTCTGGAATAACTCCATTTTCTACATCGTCTAAAGAAGTCCAAGAGCCGTTTTCTTTTGCAATTTTTATAGAAGCCAATCCAGTCGCATGCATT harbors:
- a CDS encoding CDP-alcohol phosphatidyltransferase family protein → MSKLPKEHQFLDLSDYGRPLAFLIANRLKTTIFTPIHVTLAFTFCGLLAIVSILNGFYWSALLFLIFKSVLDAADGELARLKNTPSHIGRYFDSISDFILNLLFMLSIWHITNVSIYLVLLAFVGLELQGTLYNYYYVILRNRHHGDSTSRVFENKTPNALHGENQQTVNILYKIYSYCYGPYDRIIYSLDKNAIKGKYQPKWLMTAVSTFGLGFQLLLIGLFLVLDLKAYIIPFFIGYSLLIFVFILIRQLLNK